In Solanum pennellii chromosome 3, SPENNV200, a single window of DNA contains:
- the LOC107013575 gene encoding uncharacterized protein LOC107013575 isoform X1: MEQGQSRDGDSNTNAKRVYDSDDEMWAENRSKRLHDPLAMKNKNVLEPKKKLEEIPKKRRRKVTHVVSRPTLPKGMNYVIKKIPAHPLRFGATFNFDFVNKIKLSIKDECVEMFKKTIFGPYLDIPKCNFQGQITKCLLLLEVQHENKDVLHVRHANGNVLVFGMKEFAIVTGLKCKGNVKDFSYPNSTPSWLLQKYFPDCHTGITKSRLIQRFAMGNWETTQGIRGNGNIILHQYFPVMPSW; this comes from the exons ATGGAACAGGGTCAATCTAGAGATGGTGATTCTAATACTAATGCTAAACGTGTGTATGATTCTGATGATGAAATGTGGGCTGAGAACAGATCAAAGAGATTGCATGACCCATTAGCGATGAAGAACAAGAATGTACTCGAGCCAAAGAAAAAGCTTGAAGAAATCCCTAAAAAAAGGCGAAGAAAAGTTACACATGTTGTTTCCCGACCCACACTTCCTAAG GGcatgaattatgttataaaaaaaataccagCACATCCATTGAGGTTTGGAGCGAcgttcaattttgattttgtgaataAAATCAAATTGTCAATAAAGGATGAATGCGTTGAAATGTTCAAGAAAACAATTTTTGGACCATATTTGGACATTCCAAAATGTAATTTCCAGGGTCAGATTACTaagtgtttgttgttgttggagGTGCAACATGAAAACAAAGATGTATTGCATGTTCGTCATGCTAATGGGAATGTATtggtgtttggtatgaaggaattTGCCATTGTAACTGGCCTTAAATGCAAAGGAAACGTTAAGGATTTTTCATATCCTAATTCCACTCCGAGCTggttattacaaaaatatttccctGATTGTCATACAGGTATAACCAAGAGTCGCTTGATACAGCGTTTTGCAATGGGTAATTGGGAGACCACACAAGGAATCCGTGGAAATGGCAATATTATACTTCATCAATACTTTCCTGTTATGCCATCTTGGTGA
- the LOC107013575 gene encoding uncharacterized protein LOC107013575 isoform X2 encodes MKNKNVLEPKKKLEEIPKKRRRKVTHVVSRPTLPKGMNYVIKKIPAHPLRFGATFNFDFVNKIKLSIKDECVEMFKKTIFGPYLDIPKCNFQGQITKCLLLLEVQHENKDVLHVRHANGNVLVFGMKEFAIVTGLKCKGNVKDFSYPNSTPSWLLQKYFPDCHTGITKSRLIQRFAMGNWETTQGIRGNGNIILHQYFPVMPSW; translated from the exons ATGAAGAACAAGAATGTACTCGAGCCAAAGAAAAAGCTTGAAGAAATCCCTAAAAAAAGGCGAAGAAAAGTTACACATGTTGTTTCCCGACCCACACTTCCTAAG GGcatgaattatgttataaaaaaaataccagCACATCCATTGAGGTTTGGAGCGAcgttcaattttgattttgtgaataAAATCAAATTGTCAATAAAGGATGAATGCGTTGAAATGTTCAAGAAAACAATTTTTGGACCATATTTGGACATTCCAAAATGTAATTTCCAGGGTCAGATTACTaagtgtttgttgttgttggagGTGCAACATGAAAACAAAGATGTATTGCATGTTCGTCATGCTAATGGGAATGTATtggtgtttggtatgaaggaattTGCCATTGTAACTGGCCTTAAATGCAAAGGAAACGTTAAGGATTTTTCATATCCTAATTCCACTCCGAGCTggttattacaaaaatatttccctGATTGTCATACAGGTATAACCAAGAGTCGCTTGATACAGCGTTTTGCAATGGGTAATTGGGAGACCACACAAGGAATCCGTGGAAATGGCAATATTATACTTCATCAATACTTTCCTGTTATGCCATCTTGGTGA